A portion of the Adhaeribacter radiodurans genome contains these proteins:
- a CDS encoding mandelate racemase/muconate lactonizing enzyme family protein produces MKSILQQLMAANQANENGQKMAAQAEMSNPLTTPARRNFLKRTALGGISLAGFLNFSLEDTLAQSTAKVNRASNPSELKITDMRYATVSNGTSFTNARNVIIRIDTNQGIYGLGEVRDGGDARYALFLKSRLLGQNPCNVEMLFKTIKQFGNHGRLGGGVSGVEMALWDLAGKAYGVPVWQLLGGRYRDQVRLYSYVPGHSVTNMDVAKFKADIKHRMEEQGFTWLKMHPGIQVYSSILGTTVNTKFVPGFGTDDLSFGSYQSTRHPFTAIQVTDKGLDLLAKYVDTIRSIVGYEVPLSADHMGHFDVNNCIRVARALEPFRMASLEDFVPWDSTDQLKTITDAITTPTMTGEDIYLKETFQKLCDVRAVDIVQPDMGSSGGILETKKIGDYAEEKGVAMGLHFAGTPVCFMANVHSAAATQNVLALEVPNQIVDNPWWPTLVKMVGKQPLYTKGFAHVPLDAPGLGVELNDEVMKQHLHKEDTTYFRPTPEWNEKRSHDRIFS; encoded by the coding sequence ATGAAGAGCATACTTCAACAATTAATGGCTGCTAATCAGGCCAACGAGAATGGACAAAAAATGGCTGCGCAAGCCGAAATGAGTAATCCGCTCACAACCCCCGCCCGACGAAATTTTTTAAAAAGGACTGCGTTGGGTGGTATTTCTTTAGCTGGTTTCCTGAATTTTTCGCTGGAAGATACCCTGGCCCAAAGTACCGCCAAAGTAAACCGGGCTTCGAACCCTTCGGAATTAAAAATAACGGATATGCGCTACGCTACGGTTTCGAATGGAACCTCGTTCACCAACGCGCGCAACGTTATCATCCGGATAGATACCAACCAGGGTATTTATGGTTTAGGCGAAGTACGGGATGGGGGAGATGCCCGCTACGCGCTGTTTCTGAAAAGCCGGCTTCTGGGTCAAAATCCTTGCAACGTTGAAATGCTCTTTAAAACAATTAAGCAATTTGGTAATCATGGCCGTTTGGGCGGCGGCGTTAGCGGCGTAGAAATGGCGCTCTGGGATTTAGCGGGTAAAGCGTACGGCGTTCCGGTTTGGCAACTGTTGGGCGGGCGTTATCGCGATCAGGTGCGGCTTTATTCGTACGTGCCCGGGCACTCGGTTACGAACATGGACGTGGCCAAATTTAAAGCCGATATTAAACACCGCATGGAAGAGCAAGGGTTTACCTGGTTAAAAATGCACCCCGGTATACAAGTGTACAGTAGTATTCTGGGAACTACGGTAAATACCAAGTTTGTACCTGGCTTCGGCACCGATGATCTGAGTTTTGGTTCCTACCAAAGTACGCGCCATCCGTTTACCGCCATTCAGGTAACCGACAAAGGACTAGACTTGCTGGCCAAATACGTGGATACTATTCGGTCTATTGTGGGTTACGAGGTTCCATTATCCGCCGATCACATGGGGCATTTCGACGTGAATAACTGTATTCGGGTAGCGCGGGCCCTTGAACCTTTCCGGATGGCCTCCCTGGAGGATTTTGTGCCTTGGGATAGCACCGACCAGTTAAAAACCATTACCGATGCCATCACCACGCCCACCATGACTGGCGAGGATATTTACTTAAAAGAAACCTTCCAGAAGCTCTGCGATGTGCGCGCCGTAGATATTGTGCAACCCGATATGGGAAGTTCCGGCGGTATTCTGGAAACTAAAAAGATTGGCGATTACGCCGAAGAAAAAGGTGTAGCCATGGGCCTGCATTTTGCCGGTACCCCCGTTTGCTTTATGGCTAATGTACACAGCGCCGCTGCTACCCAAAACGTATTAGCCCTGGAAGTACCAAACCAGATAGTCGATAATCCGTGGTGGCCCACTTTAGTAAAAATGGTAGGCAAACAACCATTGTACACCAAAGGCTTCGCGCACGTACCTTTAGATGCACCTGGTTTAGGCGTAGAATTAAACGACGAAGTGATGAAGCAACATCTGCATAAAGAAGACACTACCTATTTCCGGCCAACACCCGAGTGGAACGAAAAACGCTCCCACGACCGGATTTTTAGTTAA
- the trpS gene encoding tryptophan--tRNA ligase: MSRILTGIQSSGRPHLGNLLGAIIPAIELSKNSANDSLYFIADMHSLTSVRDAQLLRQNTYAVAAAWLAFGFDTNRNIFYRQSDLPEVTELTWYLSCLAPYPMLANAHSFKDKLNRLSDVNAGVFTYPVLMTADILLYEAEFIPVGKDQMQHLEIARDIANAFNNTYGQTFVVPQAKIDETVMTIPGTDGTKMSKSYGNIIDIFVEDKALRKTIMSIISDSKTLAEPKDPENDTTFTLYALLASSEETEKMRANYLAGNYGYGHAKQALYELIITKFKRERELFNYYMNNLPEVDQKLAEGAAKARVIGSQVLARVRQRLGYNAQA; this comes from the coding sequence ATGTCGCGTATTTTAACTGGCATTCAAAGCTCCGGACGGCCGCATTTAGGCAACCTGTTAGGCGCCATCATTCCGGCTATTGAGCTTTCTAAAAACTCTGCCAACGATTCACTTTATTTTATTGCGGATATGCACTCGCTCACTTCGGTGCGCGATGCCCAGCTATTGCGTCAGAACACGTATGCGGTAGCTGCCGCGTGGTTAGCTTTTGGGTTTGATACTAATCGCAATATATTTTACCGGCAATCGGATTTACCTGAAGTTACCGAACTTACCTGGTACCTGAGCTGCCTGGCACCGTATCCCATGCTGGCCAATGCTCATTCCTTTAAAGATAAATTAAACCGCCTATCTGATGTAAATGCAGGTGTATTTACCTACCCGGTTCTTATGACTGCTGATATTCTTTTGTATGAGGCTGAATTTATACCGGTAGGGAAAGACCAAATGCAACATTTGGAAATAGCTCGCGACATTGCCAATGCCTTTAATAATACGTATGGTCAAACCTTTGTAGTACCACAAGCCAAAATAGACGAAACAGTAATGACTATTCCGGGTACAGATGGTACTAAAATGAGTAAATCGTACGGTAACATTATCGATATTTTTGTAGAGGATAAGGCTTTACGGAAAACTATCATGTCGATCATATCCGATAGTAAAACCTTAGCAGAACCTAAAGATCCGGAAAACGATACGACTTTTACTTTGTATGCTTTGTTAGCCTCGTCGGAAGAAACGGAAAAAATGCGTGCTAATTATTTGGCTGGTAATTACGGTTACGGGCACGCGAAACAAGCTTTATACGAGTTAATTATTACTAAATTTAAGCGGGAACGGGAGTTATTTAACTATTACATGAACAACCTACCCGAAGTAGATCAGAAGCTAGCCGAAGGTGCAGCCAAAGCCCGGGTCATTGGCTCGCAGGTACTCGCGCGGGTACGGCAACGGTTAGGCTACAATGCCCAAGCATAA